A single region of the Coregonus clupeaformis isolate EN_2021a chromosome 16, ASM2061545v1, whole genome shotgun sequence genome encodes:
- the LOC121584747 gene encoding uncharacterized protein KIAA1671 isoform X1 — protein MEYLGDKLSVAQSQVSGWMGNVRRSLQGALSLVSSAVERGGRGAEDSPGGFKRANSLRSLASRSRDSFRRFSLRSQQRLSLRRRPGTSTPNTPTAEQLKQSVDGEEEGRDMDTLVHETDSQYGTWETGLHTDDSLTPATPTSDSHLSQSPRKPTPLYTPEEDAHTPPSDLDTPDGFSPSAQPNIQPLPFPEASTILLDSSALRSRVQLSKMRGPRSRPSRVARQTAALSVNPEGQATPTEDWRSRDSTEDKVGSSKKEDSDSEEQARGADPRSAAASSQPQRVALFPGMDPSALMAQLKKRSDSDNQTDGPAISLSQLSRSPKSPFLPRASRVLPPSGGKENGEEASPQWLRELKSKKRFSQYENDS, from the exons ATGGAGTACCTGGGGGACAAGCTGTCGGTGGCCCAGTCCCAGGTGTCTGGGTGGATGGGGAACGTACGCCGCTCCCTGCAGGGGGCACTCAGCTTGGTGTCCAGTGCAGTGGAACGTGGGGGCAGGGGGGCCGAGGACAGCCCCGGGGGCTTCAAGAGGGCCAACTCGTTACGTTCTCTAGCCTCTCGCAGCCGGGATTCTTTCCGTAGGTTCTCTCTGCGCAGCCAGCAGCGCCTGTCCCTACGCAGGCGTCCTGGGACCAGCACCCCCAACACCCCCACTgct gagcAGTTGAAGCAGAGTGTGGAtggtgaggaggaggggagggacatGGACACACTGGTCCATGAGACGGACAGCCAGTACGGGACCTGGGAGACAGGACTGCACACTGACGATAG CCTGACTCCTGCCACGCCCACCTCAGACAGCCACCTCAGTCAGTCCCCTAGGAAACCCACTCCACTCTACACGCCAGAGGAAGATGCCCACACCCCGCCCAGCGACCTTGACACTCCAGACGGCTTCTCCCCCTCGGCCCAGCCCAACATACAACCACTCCCTTTCCCTGAG gcctCCACCATCCTACTGGACTCCAGTGCTCTGCGCTCCAGGGTGCAGTTGAGTAAGATGCGGGGGCCACGTTCGCGCCCCTCCAGGGTGGCTCGTCAGACTGCTGCTCTGTCTGTAAACCCAGAGGGACAGGCCACACCTACTGAGGACTGGCGCTCTCGAGACTCCACAG AGGACAAAGTGGGGTCTTCCAAGAAGGAGGACTCAGACTCTGAGGAGCAAGCGAGAGGCGCTGACCCCCGCTCTGCTGCTGCCTCCTCCCAGCCCCAGAGAGTCGCCCTCTTCCCTGGGATGGACCCCTCCGCTCTCATG GCCCAGCTCAAGAAGAGAAGCGACTCTGACAATCAGACAGACGGACCCGCCATTTCTCTCTCCCAGCTGTCCCGTTCTCCTAAATCCCCCTTCCTGCCCCGGGCGTCCCGTGTGCTGCCCCCTTCCGGAGGGAAAGAAAATGG TGAGGAGGCCTCACCACAGTGGCTGAGAGAGCTGAAGTCGAAGAAGCGCTTCAGTCAGTATGAAAATGACAGCTAA